A DNA window from Pirellulales bacterium contains the following coding sequences:
- a CDS encoding ParB/RepB/Spo0J family partition protein, translated as MSNQRRLGRGLEALLGRSFEAPPANEPIPPSYVIDSIGSPSTPPPSDLTRSDDGQQWLPLEAIDRNPYQPRTQFDEAEIADLCDSIRTHGFLQPIVVRAYAGRYQIIAGERRLRAAQMAGWERVPILVKQVADREMAELAIVENIQRKDLNAIEKATSFQRYLEEYQCTQEELASRLNIDRSTVANLVRLLELPSEVKRMIGEGAISAGHARALLPLGDEGEQIAFALRIAKESLSVRATEQQVQDLIRNLDGGLSVVDSEGNSRPAPVQPSQHVRDLEEQLRLALGTKVELKQSAKGKGRITIHFASHEEFDRLRAILNQQSAGGATQVG; from the coding sequence GTGTCTAATCAACGACGTCTGGGACGCGGGTTGGAGGCTTTGTTGGGCCGGTCGTTCGAGGCGCCGCCGGCGAACGAGCCGATCCCGCCGAGCTACGTGATCGATTCGATCGGGTCGCCTTCGACGCCGCCGCCGAGCGATCTCACCCGCAGCGACGACGGCCAGCAGTGGCTGCCGCTCGAGGCGATCGATCGCAACCCCTACCAGCCCCGGACGCAGTTCGACGAAGCCGAGATCGCCGACCTGTGCGACAGCATCCGTACGCACGGCTTTCTGCAGCCGATCGTGGTGCGGGCCTACGCCGGTCGGTATCAAATCATCGCCGGCGAGCGCCGCTTGCGCGCCGCGCAGATGGCTGGCTGGGAGCGCGTGCCGATCCTAGTGAAGCAGGTCGCCGATCGCGAGATGGCCGAGTTGGCGATCGTCGAAAACATCCAGCGCAAGGATCTCAACGCGATCGAAAAGGCGACCTCGTTCCAGCGCTATCTGGAGGAGTACCAGTGCACGCAGGAGGAGCTCGCCTCGCGCCTGAACATCGACCGCTCGACCGTGGCCAACCTGGTCCGCCTGCTGGAGCTGCCGAGCGAAGTGAAGCGCATGATCGGCGAAGGCGCCATCAGCGCCGGCCACGCCCGCGCGCTGTTGCCGCTGGGGGACGAGGGAGAGCAGATCGCCTTCGCCCTGCGAATCGCCAAGGAGTCGCTGTCGGTCCGCGCGACCGAGCAGCAGGTGCAGGACCTCATCCGCAATCTCGACGGCGGGCTCTCCGTGGTCGACTCTGAGGGAAACAGCCGCCCCGCGCCGGTGCAGCCGAGCCAACACGTTCGCGACCTCGAGGAACAACTGCGGCTCGCCCTGGGGACAAAGGTCGAGTTGAAGCAGTCGGCCAAGGGCAAAGGTCGGATCACGATCCACTTCGCGAGCCACGAGGAGTTCGACCGCCTGCGGGCGATCCTCAACCAACAAAGCGCGGGCGGCGCAACGCAGGTCGGCTGA
- a CDS encoding esterase family protein, translating into MFRVWLVLVLALAAPAFAQPAAPPEQERANRPRPFGGPIVLNADDVPAFPAPPDGFDRPRDDVPHGQVEMIEYDSKTVGAVRKMQVYTPPGYAKERKYPVLYLLHGIGGDETEWRRFAQPEVLLDNLIADDKAVPMIVVMPNGRAQKNDRAEGNVFASAGAFAVFERDLLNDVIPAIEARYGVVADREHRALAGLSMGGGQSLNFGLANLDTFGWVGGFSSAPNTKKPAELLPDPAAAKKLKLLWLSCGDKDGLIRISQDVHAHLSEHDVPHVWHVTSHGHDPPEWKQALYWFVQKLFRTGD; encoded by the coding sequence ATGTTTCGTGTCTGGCTCGTCCTCGTTCTCGCTCTGGCCGCACCTGCGTTCGCCCAGCCGGCGGCTCCGCCGGAGCAGGAGCGTGCGAACCGACCAAGACCGTTCGGGGGGCCGATCGTGCTCAACGCCGACGACGTGCCGGCGTTCCCGGCGCCGCCGGACGGGTTCGACAGGCCGCGCGACGACGTGCCCCATGGCCAAGTCGAGATGATCGAGTACGACTCGAAAACGGTCGGCGCCGTGCGAAAGATGCAGGTCTACACGCCGCCTGGGTACGCCAAGGAGCGGAAATATCCCGTGCTCTATCTGCTGCACGGCATCGGCGGCGACGAGACCGAGTGGCGGCGGTTCGCCCAGCCGGAGGTGTTGCTCGACAATCTGATCGCCGACGACAAGGCGGTCCCCATGATCGTGGTGATGCCCAACGGCCGCGCCCAAAAGAACGATCGGGCCGAGGGGAACGTCTTCGCCTCGGCGGGGGCGTTCGCCGTGTTCGAACGCGATCTCTTGAACGACGTCATTCCGGCGATCGAGGCGCGGTACGGCGTCGTCGCCGACCGCGAGCATCGGGCCCTGGCCGGGCTGTCGATGGGGGGAGGACAGTCGCTCAACTTCGGCTTGGCGAACCTCGACACGTTCGGCTGGGTCGGCGGGTTCTCCTCGGCGCCGAACACGAAGAAGCCCGCTGAGCTCTTGCCCGACCCGGCCGCGGCCAAGAAGCTGAAGCTGCTGTGGCTGTCGTGCGGCGACAAGGACGGACTGATCCGCATCAGCCAGGACGTGCATGCGCATCTCAGCGAGCACGACGTCCCCCACGTCTGGCACGTGACCTCGCACGGGCACGACCCGCCGGAGTGGAAGCAGGCGTTGTACTGGTTCGTGCAGAAGCTGTTCCGGACCGGGGACTGA
- a CDS encoding ParA family protein — MPRVICVANQKGGVGKTTTALNLACAVAIAGRKTLLVDLDPQCNATTGLGQQPTPRHALVESRPLRESFVETYQPNLWLLPGARSFEDVDALANSSDSRSLMLATHLAGSLGSFDAVLIDCPPSLGALTRTALASASEVLMPIQCEYFAMEGLTQMIEVIRQVIGRTNSRLEFGGILLTMHDPALELTAEVDRDVRDFFGDIVYQTVIPRDVAVSESPSHGRSVIDYAPRSRGARAYVELCQEVLERV, encoded by the coding sequence ATGCCCCGCGTCATTTGCGTCGCCAATCAGAAGGGGGGGGTCGGCAAGACGACGACCGCGCTCAACTTGGCGTGCGCCGTCGCCATCGCGGGACGCAAGACCCTGCTTGTGGATCTCGACCCGCAGTGCAATGCGACCACGGGGCTAGGTCAGCAACCGACGCCGCGACACGCGCTTGTCGAATCGCGCCCGCTGCGGGAATCGTTCGTCGAGACCTATCAGCCCAACCTGTGGCTCTTGCCGGGGGCCCGCAGCTTCGAGGACGTCGATGCGCTGGCCAACTCGAGCGACTCGCGCAGCCTGATGCTGGCGACCCATCTGGCGGGCAGCCTGGGGTCGTTCGACGCGGTGCTTATCGACTGCCCCCCCTCGCTCGGGGCGCTCACCCGCACCGCGCTCGCCAGCGCCAGCGAGGTGCTGATGCCGATCCAATGCGAGTACTTCGCCATGGAAGGGCTCACGCAGATGATCGAGGTAATCCGACAGGTGATCGGCCGGACGAATAGCCGATTAGAGTTCGGGGGGATCCTTCTCACCATGCACGACCCCGCGCTGGAACTGACCGCCGAGGTCGATCGCGACGTTCGCGACTTTTTTGGGGACATCGTCTATCAAACTGTGATTCCACGGGACGTGGCCGTCAGCGAATCGCCGAGTCACGGACGCTCGGTGATCGACTACGCCCCCCGTTCGCGGGGCGCGCGAGCCTACGTGGAACTGTGCCAGGAGGTGCTGGAGCGTGTCTAA
- a CDS encoding SRPBCC family protein — MLPINPDLDLVLERVVDVPPELVWLAWTRPEHVVKWFTPAPWQTVACEIDLRPGGAFATTMRSPEGQEFPNVGCYLEIVENRRLSWTSALDPGFRPRDVSNDPVAMTAIIELEPHELGTRYIATALHRDPASRERHEAMGFHEGWGKALDQLVAHAKTLG; from the coding sequence ATGCTTCCGATCAACCCCGATCTCGACCTAGTTCTCGAACGGGTCGTCGACGTTCCCCCCGAACTCGTCTGGCTCGCCTGGACTCGGCCCGAGCATGTCGTGAAGTGGTTCACCCCGGCGCCATGGCAGACAGTCGCCTGCGAGATCGATCTCCGTCCCGGCGGGGCGTTCGCCACGACCATGCGATCCCCCGAGGGGCAGGAGTTCCCCAACGTCGGCTGTTATCTGGAAATCGTCGAGAATCGTCGCTTGTCCTGGACCAGCGCGCTCGACCCGGGGTTCCGGCCCCGCGACGTGTCGAACGATCCCGTGGCGATGACCGCGATCATCGAACTGGAGCCCCACGAACTGGGGACCCGCTATATCGCGACCGCGCTCCATAGGGATCCCGCCAGCCGCGAGCGACATGAAGCGATGGGCTTCCACGAAGGCTGGGGCAAGGCGCTCGACCAACTCGTGGCCCACGCCAAAACGCTCGGCTGA